The Terriglobus tenax genome contains a region encoding:
- a CDS encoding magnesium transporter MgtE N-terminal domain-containing protein, protein MHTPTQFRTSAAAMMGLPVKNAQGSVLGRIRDFAVDPAIDTGHVAGLLIRRSGKGRALGLVLVEALEHLESGELSLRAGAEVSPVGIEHDYLLLDRDLLDQQIIDIHGHKVVRVNDVDLSWERSVEGASPRLRIAEVEVGLRGALRRLMKGLPRPVVALSERASAKIIPWEFVDMIERDPARRVRLKIEQNRLAKMHPADIADILEELAPAEREAVFASLDEEIAAEALEEVDPKLQKALIEGLDSERVADIVEEMDPGAAADLLSELSDERSEAILGEMDPEERQEVEELLEFSEKSAAGRMTTEYVSVGSEATVADAIAALRIFEGDVATVTEIYLVDPEELFMGVVRLARLVLAEGDTPLKTLTENRLVFTSTDANAKHVAELFDKYNLHSLPVLDEEKKLVGIILAEEVISLLREDR, encoded by the coding sequence ATGCATACGCCAACCCAGTTCCGGACCAGCGCCGCGGCCATGATGGGCCTGCCGGTGAAGAATGCTCAGGGAAGCGTCCTTGGCCGTATTCGAGACTTTGCCGTGGATCCGGCAATCGACACCGGACATGTGGCTGGCCTGCTGATCCGCCGTTCTGGTAAGGGCAGGGCGCTGGGACTGGTTCTGGTGGAGGCGCTTGAGCACCTGGAATCCGGGGAGTTGAGCCTGCGTGCCGGGGCGGAGGTAAGCCCGGTGGGGATTGAGCATGACTACCTGCTGCTGGACCGCGATCTTCTGGACCAGCAGATCATCGATATTCACGGGCACAAGGTGGTTCGCGTCAACGATGTGGACCTGAGCTGGGAGCGCAGCGTGGAGGGTGCCTCTCCCCGGCTGCGTATTGCCGAGGTAGAGGTTGGCCTGCGCGGCGCTCTGCGACGGTTGATGAAAGGGCTGCCACGGCCAGTGGTTGCGTTGAGCGAACGCGCCTCGGCAAAGATCATTCCGTGGGAGTTTGTGGACATGATCGAGCGCGATCCGGCTCGCCGCGTTCGCCTGAAGATTGAGCAGAACCGGCTGGCCAAGATGCATCCGGCCGATATCGCGGACATTCTGGAAGAGCTTGCTCCTGCAGAGCGTGAGGCGGTCTTTGCCAGCCTGGATGAGGAGATTGCGGCGGAGGCGCTGGAGGAGGTCGATCCGAAGCTACAGAAGGCACTGATCGAAGGTCTGGATTCTGAACGTGTGGCCGACATTGTGGAGGAGATGGACCCGGGCGCCGCGGCGGATCTGCTGTCAGAGCTATCTGATGAGCGCTCCGAAGCCATCCTTGGGGAGATGGACCCGGAGGAGCGGCAGGAGGTGGAAGAACTGCTCGAGTTTTCGGAGAAGTCTGCTGCCGGCCGCATGACCACCGAGTATGTGAGCGTGGGTTCAGAAGCAACGGTTGCCGACGCGATTGCTGCGCTGCGGATCTTTGAAGGCGATGTGGCGACAGTGACCGAGATCTATCTGGTGGATCCCGAAGAGTTGTTCATGGGGGTCGTGAGGCTGGCGCGGCTGGTGCTGGCGGAAGGGGATACACCGCTGAAGACCCTGACGGAGAACAGGCTGGTGTTTACAAGCACGGATGCCAATGCGAAACACGTAGCCGAGCTGTTCGATAAATACAACCTGCATTCGTTACCCGTTCTGGACGAGGAGAAGAAGCTGGTGGGCATCATTCTTGCCGAGGAAGTTATTTCATTGCTGCGCGAGGACCGGTAA
- a CDS encoding M13 family metallopeptidase: MRSGMKGLLLAVAGITGLGVAQGQTELKPLEAMPYSPSLSVADMDKSVDPCTDFYQYSCGGWMKNNPIPADQAGWSVYGKLAQDNMQFLWGILVDASKATNRNANQQKIGDYYSACMDEDAINKRGLAPLKPTLAKIDVLKTRQQLIAYIPTLHHQEIGNFFFGSGSGQDLGDSSQVIAFVTAGGLGLPDRDYYTKTDAKSEETRKKYVAYIAQQLTLAGESKAAAEADAAAIMKIETALAKSQLTRVERRDPYKEFHKMPVAELAKLTPAIDWNRYFTAQNVPGVTSLNVNQPEFQKALQTELTTEPVEALKAYLRFHAITAAAPSLSHDFELAQFDFYSKYLRGVQQQQPRWKRCTRQVDNVLGEALGQEFVRRTFAPDTKARTVKMTDEIEEAMAGEIKTLSWMSDATKTRALEKLHMVRNKIGYPDKWRDYSKLEVKPDDYFGDVLRAGLFEDARQWAKVGKPVDKDEWDMTPPTVNAYYNPQMNDINFPAGVLQPPLYDAKSDDAPNYGNTGSTIGHELTHAFDDEGRQFDGAGNLKDWWTKEDAEGFEKQINCLRDQFATYTIVDDIKINSKLTSGEDVADLGGTLIAYIAWQKATQTQRLAPVEGFTPDQRFFIGFAQWACENQRPENLRVSAITNPHSPGYARINGIVTNIPQFATAFGCKKGQPMVKETVCKVW, encoded by the coding sequence ATGCGATCTGGCATGAAAGGCCTGCTATTGGCTGTGGCAGGAATTACCGGACTTGGAGTAGCGCAGGGACAAACGGAGCTGAAGCCGCTGGAGGCCATGCCCTACTCCCCCAGCCTGAGTGTGGCGGACATGGATAAATCCGTTGATCCGTGCACGGACTTTTACCAGTACAGCTGCGGTGGATGGATGAAGAACAACCCCATTCCCGCCGATCAGGCAGGATGGAGCGTCTACGGCAAGCTGGCGCAGGACAATATGCAGTTCCTGTGGGGCATCCTGGTGGACGCCTCGAAGGCCACGAATCGCAATGCCAACCAGCAGAAGATCGGCGATTACTACTCCGCCTGCATGGACGAGGATGCGATCAACAAGCGCGGACTTGCTCCGCTGAAGCCTACTTTGGCGAAGATTGATGTCCTGAAGACCCGGCAGCAACTAATTGCCTACATCCCAACTCTCCACCACCAGGAGATTGGCAACTTCTTCTTCGGCTCGGGCTCCGGACAGGACCTGGGTGACTCGTCGCAGGTAATCGCCTTCGTCACGGCTGGAGGACTTGGCCTGCCGGACCGCGACTATTACACCAAGACGGACGCCAAGAGCGAAGAGACACGCAAGAAGTATGTCGCCTACATTGCACAGCAGCTGACGCTTGCCGGTGAGAGTAAGGCGGCTGCCGAGGCGGACGCCGCTGCGATCATGAAGATTGAGACCGCCCTCGCCAAGTCACAGCTGACCCGCGTTGAGCGCCGCGATCCGTATAAGGAGTTCCACAAGATGCCGGTCGCGGAGTTGGCGAAGCTGACGCCCGCGATTGACTGGAACCGCTACTTCACGGCGCAGAACGTGCCGGGGGTGACGTCGCTGAACGTGAATCAGCCGGAGTTTCAGAAGGCTCTGCAGACGGAGCTGACGACCGAGCCGGTGGAGGCGCTGAAGGCGTACCTCCGCTTCCACGCGATTACGGCTGCCGCTCCATCGCTGTCGCATGACTTTGAGCTGGCGCAGTTCGACTTCTATTCGAAGTACCTGCGTGGCGTGCAGCAGCAGCAGCCCCGCTGGAAGCGCTGCACCCGCCAGGTGGACAACGTGCTGGGAGAGGCGCTGGGACAGGAGTTCGTGCGTCGCACCTTCGCTCCGGATACCAAGGCCAGGACGGTGAAGATGACCGATGAGATTGAAGAGGCCATGGCCGGTGAAATTAAGACGCTGAGCTGGATGAGCGATGCGACCAAGACACGGGCACTGGAAAAGCTGCACATGGTTCGCAATAAGATCGGCTATCCGGACAAGTGGCGCGACTACTCAAAGCTGGAGGTGAAGCCCGACGATTATTTTGGCGACGTATTGCGTGCGGGACTGTTTGAAGACGCGCGGCAGTGGGCCAAGGTGGGCAAGCCGGTGGATAAAGACGAGTGGGACATGACGCCTCCGACGGTGAACGCCTACTACAACCCGCAGATGAACGACATCAACTTCCCGGCGGGCGTACTGCAGCCGCCGCTGTATGACGCCAAGTCCGACGATGCGCCGAACTACGGCAATACGGGTTCGACCATTGGCCACGAGCTGACCCACGCCTTTGACGATGAAGGCCGCCAGTTTGACGGTGCGGGCAACCTGAAAGACTGGTGGACGAAGGAGGATGCGGAGGGGTTTGAGAAGCAGATCAACTGCCTGCGCGACCAGTTTGCGACGTACACCATCGTGGACGACATCAAGATCAATTCCAAGCTGACAAGCGGTGAGGATGTGGCTGACCTGGGAGGGACGCTGATTGCCTACATTGCCTGGCAGAAGGCGACGCAGACCCAGCGACTGGCTCCGGTGGAGGGTTTTACTCCTGACCAGCGGTTCTTTATTGGCTTTGCCCAGTGGGCGTGCGAAAACCAGCGTCCGGAGAATCTGCGGGTGAGTGCGATCACCAACCCGCACTCGCCGGGCTATGCACGCATCAATGGCATTGTGACGAACATACCGCAGTTCGCCACGGCGTTTGGCTGCAAGAAGGGCCAGCCGATGGTGAAGGAGACGGTCTGCAAGGTCTGGTAA
- a CDS encoding STAS domain-containing protein, whose product MSMKVSTRQVDGITILDLSGRITLGEGSVVLRDAIRDQLAKGNKSILLNLGDVSYIDSSGIGELVSSFTTVKNAGGELKLLNLTKKVHDLLQITKLYTVFDVKDDEASAVASFTK is encoded by the coding sequence GTGAGCATGAAAGTCAGCACCCGCCAGGTAGACGGCATCACTATCCTGGATCTGAGCGGCCGCATCACCCTGGGAGAAGGCAGCGTCGTTCTGCGTGACGCCATCCGCGACCAGCTCGCTAAGGGCAATAAGAGCATCCTGCTGAACCTGGGCGACGTCAGCTACATCGACTCCTCCGGCATTGGCGAGCTCGTCAGCTCCTTTACCACCGTCAAGAATGCCGGTGGCGAGCTGAAGCTGCTGAACCTCACCAAGAAGGTCCACGACCTGCTCCAGATCACCAAGCTCTACACCGTCTTCGACGTCAAGGACGACGAAGCCTCGGCTGTAGCTTCCTTCACCAAGTAA
- a CDS encoding S9 family peptidase — MQPPVARREPHPTHIHGQVLEDDYFWLRNKDSQEVIDYLRAENAYTHGFMEPTKPLQEKLYREMLSHIKETDVSVPYLANGYFYYTRTVEGLQYPIYCRKVSPTPGDPNALYDDSLPEEILLDVNELAKGQPFMAIGDLAVSPDNTLLAYSTDNTGFRQYTLHIRSLTTGQDLPDTAPRTGSLVWASDSKTLFYTVEDEQTKRHHRFYRHALGDDTATDTLLFEEPDERFNLGAGRTSDRKYIFLEAGSHTTTEARFTPADNPGEFLLLAPRINDQEYYADHRNGRFYIRVNDTGKNFRLVSAPVETPGREHWLEEIAEDKEHPLEDFDLFRDFAVASDRVLGLPRLRVFGWQGDKLTPESEEVTFPEPTYSAGLHVNREFNAATFRYSYQSLVAPASVYSYDVTSHISTLLKQQEVPGNFDRSKYASERVWATAKDGTKIPVSLVYRRDEFMKTGENPLYVYGYGSYGYALPVGFNPNRLSLLDRGLVLAYAHIRGGGDLGDAWHDAGKMQVKSNTFTDFIAVTEHLVAEGYGDPKRVAIEGGSAGGLLMGAVTNLRPDLFSVVLSHVPFVDVMNTMLDDTLPLTVGEYEEWGNPNEPEAFATMRAYSPYDNLQPASYPAMLVKTSLNDSQVMYWEPAKYVARMRTLKQNDTPLLLETNMDAGHGGASGRYDYLKEIAFDYAFLLTQLGVEKA; from the coding sequence ATGCAACCTCCTGTAGCCCGCCGCGAACCACATCCGACCCACATTCACGGACAAGTCCTTGAAGATGACTACTTCTGGCTCCGCAACAAGGACTCACAAGAAGTGATCGACTACCTGAGGGCCGAGAACGCCTACACGCACGGCTTCATGGAGCCCACCAAGCCGCTGCAGGAGAAGCTGTACCGCGAGATGCTCTCGCACATCAAGGAGACCGACGTCTCCGTGCCCTACCTCGCAAACGGCTACTTCTATTACACCCGTACCGTTGAAGGTCTGCAGTACCCCATCTACTGCCGCAAGGTCTCTCCAACGCCTGGCGACCCGAACGCTCTCTACGACGATTCCCTGCCGGAAGAAATTCTGCTTGACGTCAACGAGCTGGCCAAAGGGCAGCCGTTCATGGCGATTGGCGACCTCGCCGTCTCGCCCGACAACACTCTTCTGGCCTATTCCACGGACAACACCGGCTTCCGCCAGTACACCCTTCACATCCGCTCGCTCACCACTGGTCAAGACCTGCCGGACACAGCGCCACGTACCGGCTCGCTGGTCTGGGCCAGCGATTCGAAGACGCTTTTCTATACCGTCGAAGACGAGCAGACCAAGCGTCACCATCGTTTCTACCGCCACGCCCTCGGCGACGACACCGCTACCGACACCCTCCTCTTTGAGGAGCCTGACGAACGATTCAACCTGGGTGCAGGCCGCACCAGCGACCGCAAGTATATTTTTCTGGAAGCCGGTAGTCACACCACCACCGAAGCCCGCTTCACCCCCGCCGACAACCCCGGCGAGTTCCTTCTCCTGGCTCCGCGCATCAACGACCAGGAGTACTACGCCGACCACCGCAATGGCCGCTTCTACATTCGCGTGAATGACACCGGCAAGAACTTCCGTCTCGTCTCCGCACCCGTAGAAACCCCAGGCCGCGAGCACTGGCTGGAAGAGATTGCCGAGGACAAAGAGCATCCGCTCGAAGACTTCGACCTCTTCCGGGATTTCGCCGTCGCTTCGGACCGCGTTCTGGGCCTGCCCCGTCTGCGCGTCTTCGGCTGGCAGGGCGACAAGCTCACTCCGGAGTCCGAAGAGGTCACCTTCCCGGAGCCCACCTACTCCGCCGGCCTGCACGTCAATCGCGAGTTCAACGCCGCAACCTTCCGCTACAGCTACCAGTCGCTGGTCGCGCCCGCGTCGGTCTACAGCTACGATGTCACCTCGCATATCTCCACGCTGCTGAAGCAGCAGGAGGTCCCGGGCAACTTCGACCGCTCGAAATACGCCTCGGAGCGTGTCTGGGCCACGGCGAAGGACGGCACAAAGATCCCAGTCTCCCTCGTCTATCGTCGCGACGAGTTTATGAAGACCGGAGAGAACCCACTCTACGTCTACGGCTACGGCTCCTATGGCTATGCGCTTCCCGTCGGCTTCAATCCCAACCGCCTTTCGCTTCTGGATCGCGGTCTCGTCCTTGCCTATGCTCACATTCGCGGCGGAGGCGATCTGGGCGACGCCTGGCACGACGCCGGCAAGATGCAGGTGAAGAGCAACACCTTCACCGACTTCATCGCCGTCACCGAGCACCTCGTCGCCGAAGGCTACGGCGACCCGAAGCGCGTCGCCATCGAAGGCGGCTCCGCTGGTGGTCTGCTGATGGGAGCGGTCACCAACCTTCGGCCCGATCTCTTCTCAGTCGTGCTTTCACACGTGCCTTTTGTCGACGTGATGAACACCATGCTCGATGACACGCTGCCGCTGACCGTGGGGGAGTACGAGGAATGGGGCAATCCCAACGAGCCCGAAGCCTTCGCCACCATGCGTGCCTACTCGCCGTATGACAATCTGCAGCCCGCCTCCTACCCGGCCATGCTGGTGAAAACCAGCCTGAACGATTCGCAGGTCATGTACTGGGAGCCCGCAAAGTACGTCGCCAGGATGCGCACGCTGAAGCAGAACGACACTCCTCTGCTGCTCGAGACCAATATGGACGCCGGCCACGGCGGAGCCTCAGGCCGCTACGACTACCTGAAGGAGATCGCCTTCGACTACGCCTTCCTGCTGACGCAACTGGGAGTAGAAAAAGCGTGA
- a CDS encoding DUF4142 domain-containing protein translates to MRISGLVLMFGLSAATLAAQQDTSGNVYSSNPSTAQQQQQQKPAGVGVSNATPEGSIPMGDTGERMRDRYFLKTAAQGSRATVKMSQLALAKSSNDDVKAFAQKVMTDHAVLARTWKPLAQEMGAAPSREMSKKDEKRYEKLSGLSGDAFDKEYMAAMVEDHQGDLKLFQDTMNGTANNSLRDALDRTIPVIQDHIAQAEEISRKNGYVAMK, encoded by the coding sequence ATGCGTATTTCGGGCTTGGTTCTTATGTTTGGTTTGAGTGCGGCGACTTTGGCCGCACAGCAGGACACCAGCGGGAATGTTTACAGCAGCAATCCCAGTACTGCACAGCAGCAGCAACAGCAGAAACCGGCTGGTGTGGGTGTCTCCAACGCAACGCCGGAAGGTTCTATCCCGATGGGAGATACCGGCGAGCGAATGCGCGACCGCTACTTCCTGAAGACAGCTGCGCAGGGCAGCCGGGCCACCGTGAAAATGAGCCAGCTCGCGCTGGCGAAGTCGAGCAACGACGATGTAAAGGCCTTCGCGCAGAAGGTAATGACAGACCACGCCGTGCTGGCCCGCACCTGGAAGCCGCTGGCGCAGGAGATGGGCGCAGCTCCATCGCGCGAGATGTCAAAGAAGGACGAGAAGCGGTATGAGAAGCTGAGCGGCCTCTCGGGCGACGCCTTCGACAAGGAGTACATGGCTGCGATGGTCGAGGACCACCAGGGCGACCTGAAGCTGTTCCAGGACACGATGAACGGTACGGCGAACAACTCTTTGCGCGACGCTCTGGACCGCACGATTCCTGTCATCCAGGATCATATTGCGCAGGCCGAAGAGATCTCCCGCAAGAACGGGTATGTTGCAATGAAGTAA
- a CDS encoding TPM domain-containing protein, giving the protein MGRLARSWMWALLLVLLAPVMAVGEKVSDLPRPTAYVTDLAGVLSDQAQAEINQYAGEVDRQAHAQIAVVIVKSLDDRPIEDYANDLFHTWGIGPKDPKYKDRGILLLFATQDRKRRIEVGYGLEGILPDAKTGDVGRDMVPLLRQNDWDGAVKLGVTEIGQVIASDAGVSIAAPEQPVHTYRRETVKRDGGIGIGGLIVGFIVLMVILSILRRLFGGGGPRGGSGGGGLGGALPWLVLGEILGSSGGRRGGDGGWGGGGSSGGGFGGFGGGDSGGGGSSGDW; this is encoded by the coding sequence ATGGGCCGATTGGCCAGATCGTGGATGTGGGCGCTGCTGCTGGTTCTGCTGGCGCCCGTTATGGCAGTGGGTGAGAAGGTTAGCGACCTCCCCAGGCCGACGGCGTACGTGACCGATCTGGCGGGAGTTCTGTCGGATCAGGCCCAGGCCGAGATCAATCAGTATGCAGGCGAGGTAGACCGGCAGGCGCATGCGCAGATTGCCGTCGTCATCGTGAAGTCGCTGGACGACCGTCCGATTGAGGACTACGCCAACGACCTGTTTCATACCTGGGGCATTGGCCCGAAAGACCCAAAGTACAAGGATCGCGGCATTCTGCTGCTGTTTGCCACGCAGGACCGTAAGCGCCGGATTGAGGTGGGCTACGGCCTGGAAGGCATTCTGCCTGACGCCAAGACCGGTGATGTGGGCCGCGACATGGTTCCGCTGTTGCGCCAGAACGACTGGGACGGCGCGGTGAAGCTGGGCGTAACTGAGATAGGGCAGGTGATTGCCTCCGACGCGGGTGTGTCGATTGCGGCTCCGGAGCAGCCGGTGCATACCTATCGCCGCGAGACGGTAAAGCGTGATGGAGGAATAGGCATCGGTGGGCTGATCGTCGGCTTTATCGTACTGATGGTCATCCTCAGCATTCTTCGTCGTCTGTTTGGCGGCGGAGGTCCCCGGGGAGGCTCCGGCGGCGGCGGACTTGGCGGAGCTCTGCCATGGCTGGTCCTTGGTGAGATCCTGGGCAGCAGCGGCGGACGTCGCGGGGGAGATGGCGGCTGGGGCGGAGGAGGTTCCTCCGGTGGCGGTTTTGGTGGATTTGGCGGTGGTGACTCCGGCGGCGGTGGTTCCAGCGGAGACTGGTAA
- a CDS encoding LemA family protein — MKGFLIGLGAILVIAVLAFGSYTSSKNKMVAKNEEVTAAFSEIDVNLQRRADLIPNLVATVKGYAKQELDVFTAISNARAGLLTARTPDEKLAANDRLSVALLPLTRMQETYPDLKSNEQFMRLEDELSGTENRIAVARRRYNDTIKDYNVYIQQFPNSIWAGIAGFTPKTGYYAADPASKTAPKVDFGK, encoded by the coding sequence ATGAAGGGTTTTCTGATTGGGCTTGGAGCCATTTTGGTGATTGCGGTGCTGGCCTTCGGAAGCTACACGAGCTCCAAAAACAAGATGGTCGCGAAGAACGAAGAGGTCACGGCGGCCTTCTCTGAGATCGACGTCAACCTGCAGCGCCGCGCGGACCTGATTCCGAACCTGGTGGCGACGGTGAAGGGCTATGCCAAGCAGGAGCTGGATGTCTTCACTGCGATCTCCAACGCCCGCGCCGGCCTGCTGACGGCCCGTACGCCGGATGAAAAGCTGGCGGCGAACGATCGTTTGAGCGTTGCACTGCTGCCGCTGACGCGGATGCAGGAGACGTATCCGGATCTGAAGAGCAACGAGCAGTTCATGCGTCTGGAGGATGAGCTGAGCGGAACGGAGAACCGGATCGCTGTGGCTCGCCGCCGGTATAACGACACGATCAAGGACTACAACGTGTATATCCAGCAGTTCCCGAACTCGATCTGGGCGGGTATTGCGGGCTTCACTCCGAAGACGGGCTACTATGCTGCCGATCCGGCGTCGAAGACGGCTCCGAAGGTGGATTTCGGCAAGTAG
- a CDS encoding ATP-binding protein, with product MADSTTSRVSFTLDSTLDTVNRLESEAEQFAHRAGFSEDDIPNIAMAVREAAVNAVLHGNNYGTDKHVSASFETTSSDLVIKIADQGPGLDPETIPDPLAPENILRGSGRGIFLIRAFMDEVHFRQTHPGTELTLIKHRTPAPAGN from the coding sequence TTGGCCGACTCGACCACAAGCCGCGTCAGCTTCACCCTCGACTCGACCCTCGATACCGTGAACCGGCTCGAGTCCGAGGCCGAGCAGTTTGCTCATCGTGCTGGATTTTCCGAGGACGACATCCCCAACATTGCGATGGCGGTGCGTGAAGCGGCAGTCAATGCCGTACTTCATGGCAACAATTACGGCACCGACAAGCATGTCAGCGCGTCCTTTGAAACTACCTCGTCAGACCTGGTCATCAAGATTGCCGACCAGGGGCCAGGACTCGACCCTGAAACGATTCCTGATCCGCTCGCGCCAGAGAATATCCTGCGTGGCTCCGGACGAGGCATCTTCCTCATCCGCGCTTTTATGGATGAGGTACACTTCCGCCAGACCCATCCTGGGACGGAACTGACCCTGATCAAACACCGTACTCCCGCACCGGCGGGCAACTAA
- a CDS encoding isoaspartyl peptidase/L-asparaginase family protein: MIRTTVFAALTLAATSMTTLAQAPQAPHKWAIVIHGGAGVIERSNMTPEAEKAYREGLAHVLQTGADVLAKGGSSLDAIEASIKLLEDDPLFNAGSGAVFTAAGHNELDSAIMDGKTLNAGAVAGVTRTRHPITLARTVMEKSPHVMLIGSGADDFAKDRGLEQVDPSYFFTERRWQQLVKALKAQGKPVPPRPAGAPPEPKEPIAELQPDELPAAAWPDENQTHKYGTVGVVALDKDGNIAAGTSTGGTTAKLYGRVGDSPIIGAGTYASNTSCAVSATGTGEYFIRLTVAREICALVEYKGMKLQAAADEVIQKRLSALKGDGGIIALTPDGQLAWSFNTPGMYRARLVEGGKPLISIYNDEP; the protein is encoded by the coding sequence GTGATCCGCACAACCGTTTTTGCCGCCCTTACCCTGGCAGCCACAAGCATGACCACACTCGCACAAGCACCTCAGGCGCCGCACAAATGGGCCATCGTGATTCACGGTGGCGCAGGCGTCATTGAACGCAGCAACATGACCCCGGAGGCAGAGAAGGCCTACCGCGAAGGCTTGGCGCACGTCCTTCAGACCGGAGCCGACGTGCTCGCCAAAGGCGGCTCCTCGCTCGATGCCATCGAGGCCTCCATCAAGCTGCTGGAAGACGATCCGCTCTTCAATGCAGGCAGCGGAGCCGTCTTCACCGCCGCCGGACATAACGAGCTGGACTCAGCCATCATGGACGGCAAGACGCTCAACGCCGGAGCTGTCGCAGGCGTCACTCGCACGCGTCATCCCATCACACTGGCGCGTACCGTCATGGAGAAGTCGCCGCACGTCATGCTCATCGGCAGCGGAGCCGACGACTTCGCCAAAGACCGCGGCCTCGAACAAGTCGATCCCAGCTACTTCTTCACCGAGCGCCGCTGGCAGCAGCTGGTGAAGGCCCTGAAGGCACAAGGCAAGCCCGTTCCGCCCCGCCCCGCGGGCGCTCCACCGGAGCCGAAGGAACCCATCGCCGAACTACAGCCGGATGAGCTGCCCGCCGCTGCATGGCCCGACGAGAACCAGACGCATAAGTACGGCACCGTCGGCGTCGTCGCGCTGGACAAGGATGGCAATATCGCCGCAGGCACCTCCACCGGAGGCACCACGGCCAAGCTCTACGGTCGCGTGGGCGACTCGCCCATCATCGGGGCGGGCACCTATGCCTCCAACACCAGCTGCGCCGTCTCCGCCACCGGCACCGGCGAATACTTCATCCGCCTCACCGTCGCACGCGAGATTTGCGCCCTGGTCGAATACAAGGGCATGAAGCTGCAGGCAGCCGCCGATGAGGTCATCCAGAAGCGCCTCTCTGCCTTGAAGGGCGACGGCGGCATCATCGCCCTCACACCCGACGGCCAGCTCGCCTGGAGCTTCAACACCCCCGGCATGTACCGTGCCCGTCTGGTCGAAGGGGGCAAACCGCTGATCAGCATCTACAACGACGAGCCGTAA